A single region of the Phycisphaerae bacterium RAS1 genome encodes:
- a CDS encoding putative type I restriction enzymeP M protein, with translation MDHGQLNWIANFIWNIADDVLRDVYVRGKYRDVILPMTVIRRLDALLEPTKPSVLKMKEQLDNAKIANQHAALCQAAGQAFYNTSPFTLRDLKARAKQQQLKADFEAYLDGFSSNVQEILDKFKFRNQISTLVDADILGHLIEKFLDSTVNLSPKPVFDADGKERLSALDNHAMGTIFEELIRRFNEENNEEAGEHFTPRDVVRLMSNLIFLPIADQVESGTYLVYDGACGTGGMLTVAEETLVALARAHGRDVSVHLFGEESQPETYAISKADLLLKGEGEAAENMKYGSTLSADAFPSHEFDFMLSNPPYGKSWKTDLDRMGGKAGLSDARFVIQHGDDPEYSLVTRSSDGQLMFLVNKLSKMKHGTKLGSRIAEVHNGSSLFTGDAGQGESNIRRWIIENDWLEAIVALPLNMFYNTGIATYIWVLTNRKPERRKGKMQLIDATEWFKPLRKNLGKKNCELAPDDIRRICHAFLAFEETPQSKIFRNEAFGYWKITVERPLRLRTDITPDALAAFKRTANERLHVAAEQLMGCTSGPAQMDFNLMREQFGTALKRSELKLKPSELNQIFAAFTKRDERAEPVIKKKTRDRAEYEPDPELRDTEQVPLLEPGGIEAFFDREVRPHAPDAWIDHEATKVGYEISFTRYFYKPQKLRTLDEIRTEILAIEAESEGLLHRIVADGGA, from the coding sequence ATGGACCACGGCCAGCTCAATTGGATCGCGAACTTCATCTGGAATATTGCCGACGATGTCCTCCGAGACGTGTACGTGCGCGGCAAGTACCGCGACGTCATCCTGCCGATGACAGTCATCCGCCGGCTCGACGCATTGCTCGAGCCCACGAAGCCGTCCGTGCTCAAGATGAAGGAGCAGCTCGACAATGCCAAGATTGCGAACCAGCACGCCGCACTCTGCCAGGCCGCAGGGCAGGCCTTCTACAACACATCGCCGTTCACGCTTCGCGATCTAAAAGCGCGCGCGAAGCAGCAGCAGCTGAAGGCCGACTTCGAGGCATACCTTGACGGGTTTTCGTCGAATGTGCAGGAAATCCTCGACAAGTTCAAATTCCGCAACCAGATTTCCACGCTCGTCGACGCCGACATCCTCGGTCACCTGATCGAGAAATTCCTCGACTCCACCGTGAACTTGAGCCCCAAGCCGGTTTTCGACGCCGATGGCAAGGAGAGACTGTCTGCGCTCGACAACCACGCGATGGGGACGATCTTCGAGGAGCTCATACGGCGCTTTAACGAGGAGAATAACGAAGAGGCGGGAGAGCACTTCACGCCGCGCGACGTTGTGCGGCTTATGTCCAACCTGATCTTTCTCCCGATCGCGGACCAGGTCGAATCGGGGACGTACCTCGTGTACGACGGTGCATGCGGCACGGGCGGAATGCTCACTGTGGCCGAAGAGACCCTCGTTGCGCTCGCGCGCGCGCATGGAAGGGACGTTTCTGTTCATCTGTTCGGGGAGGAGAGCCAGCCCGAAACCTACGCGATCAGCAAGGCGGACCTGCTGCTGAAGGGCGAGGGCGAAGCAGCGGAGAACATGAAATACGGTTCGACGCTGTCAGCCGACGCGTTTCCGTCGCACGAATTCGACTTCATGCTCTCGAATCCGCCCTACGGGAAAAGCTGGAAAACAGACCTCGATCGCATGGGTGGGAAGGCCGGACTGTCTGACGCGCGCTTCGTGATCCAGCACGGTGACGACCCCGAGTACAGCCTCGTCACGCGTTCCAGCGACGGCCAGCTCATGTTCCTTGTCAACAAGCTCAGCAAGATGAAGCACGGCACGAAGCTGGGCAGCCGAATCGCCGAGGTCCACAACGGTTCGTCGCTTTTCACGGGCGACGCCGGCCAAGGCGAAAGCAACATCCGACGCTGGATCATCGAGAACGACTGGCTCGAGGCCATCGTCGCGCTGCCACTGAACATGTTCTACAACACCGGCATCGCCACCTATATTTGGGTGCTAACCAACCGAAAGCCCGAGCGGCGCAAGGGGAAAATGCAGCTCATTGATGCGACTGAGTGGTTCAAGCCGCTACGAAAGAACCTCGGTAAGAAGAACTGCGAGCTCGCGCCGGACGACATCCGTCGCATCTGCCATGCGTTCCTCGCCTTCGAGGAGACCCCGCAGTCGAAGATCTTCCGGAACGAGGCGTTCGGATACTGGAAGATCACTGTCGAACGTCCGCTGCGCCTCCGCACCGACATCACGCCCGACGCGCTGGCTGCCTTCAAGCGCACGGCGAATGAACGGCTCCACGTTGCCGCTGAGCAGCTGATGGGTTGCACCAGTGGGCCGGCGCAGATGGACTTCAACCTCATGCGCGAGCAGTTCGGCACGGCCCTGAAGCGATCGGAGCTGAAGCTCAAACCGTCCGAACTGAATCAAATCTTCGCAGCGTTTACGAAGCGAGACGAGCGGGCGGAGCCCGTGATCAAGAAGAAAACCAGAGACCGCGCCGAGTATGAACCCGACCCCGAGCTTCGCGACACGGAGCAGGTGCCGCTGCTGGAACCCGGAGGAATCGAGGCGTTTTTTGATCGCGAGGTGCGGCCGCACGCGCCGGATGCGTGGATCGATCACGAAGCAACGAAGGTTGGGTACGAAATTTCATTCACGCGCTATTTCTACAAA
- the wapA_3 gene encoding tRNA(Glu)-specific nuclease WapA precursor yields MVGLISIDGSAFNRPFDVSGDGSRIVGTTSSGFTAIDWVNRKPRVLPTPSVVTLSEARGISDDGLVAVGAFHHPVSWNPAARWRGDDVAEPLSEQILFEDSIAHATSADGGVIVGTRRVPGTTPYAFRWTEQTGFLPLVFGQVSGTDAYCLTSDGNAVAGTISVSTSFIWQAGIGTFELPLVPGTTSFQAFGISDSRAVVGRAFGGSSFLEQAAIWTPEHGSRLLETALEEEHGLILPGWHLSRATAITPDGLTIVGSGINPAGIEEAWIVRVPEPSGLVPLLLMAFLLRRARCRAAFGAITFLALIHLGGLAHAQCPPAPQPCNELCCNCDHNDAYPPHDPGPPITGVAAKRVISGYPCQTDETLWPYSEQWCPTAVVPVCAGSWIRLVGYGLDCDLFGPENQACHDCIRYDWAWSPVFVENSPDFMDTEQAFAGPLYHDFEGAFSVQLVGATNGPNGCLNSDASETWTGGPIEYRFHVNAPHLSQTATRYVPLNDDFDESPEPLADPIWMDWENPGLLLGDDELRYHTLGTSLPSVTGWWLAASANQIQVWGYDGTWKRMTQDAAYATSNIVILEGVERSTTVDEYGSLTVQFLPNSEGINEDWRDDPPSIGCGCVMSTNEPNNRFWVPFVDLDVPPGLVNGDRRELSAGWFIPLNNDDDNGNCKEDLSGDDTPCTSGCASEDDLVQGGLLLALRAGEDPEASPAYNHGTVAMSLPNPPALRLWDNPSRAGAPITDLTWSDLDEALPPASFYIEGLKTGTWNMNVEWQAPHFLVKDRVKVTVFKGDLHIEGIPPCLENKTSFPNDCPIACVVSGEQRAVGLEVQPVDLRAAVRLSWSPRVTIRLEPGGPPIQEQQQEYDYLGRRVEKAVTTFNGSTWASSPVTSRVRFVYDGWLLLAELDGAANNTVIRKYTWGLDLAGLSGSLNDRASAGGIGGLLAMEDLNPATTQSGAYVYSYDANGNVSELLDADTGAVAAHYEYDAYGNATTPADPADANPFRFSTKYFDLDADANAGLGYWGYRYYSARLGRWLSRDMIGELGGLHLLSYCSNLPIAAVDAIGLDVRSLTAEQKADLPANADIRDVPEAPGVCRIHVYTPHNDYIGSIDFDCSDNPCSTVDQDASIQAAMLAAKSLAAGADLDRVRRALLTGAAGAEFAIRLANWPLDTAVDTIDFINDPQLGTFLAVVVPGAVGRASALARCAARNVANPCCDATGRILRKLTQPERDVLRTEGRAIWEAHAKIRAQQQGLEVHHRIPLEYAHLFPSVNPNRLTNLVGVPAVPHSDITQAWLRWGRNLGHEPTSVDVMTQACRIDEQFGDVFRSVPP; encoded by the coding sequence ATGGTGGGCCTGATTTCGATTGACGGCTCCGCGTTCAACCGACCCTTCGACGTGTCCGGCGATGGCTCGCGAATCGTCGGAACGACGAGCTCCGGTTTTACGGCCATCGATTGGGTCAATCGGAAGCCGCGCGTGCTTCCGACCCCGTCCGTCGTCACACTTTCGGAAGCGCGGGGCATTTCGGACGACGGACTTGTCGCCGTCGGCGCGTTTCACCACCCCGTTAGCTGGAATCCCGCAGCGCGGTGGCGCGGCGATGACGTGGCTGAGCCACTGAGTGAGCAGATACTCTTTGAAGACAGCATCGCCCATGCGACCTCCGCCGACGGCGGCGTCATTGTGGGGACCCGGCGTGTTCCAGGTACGACCCCATACGCATTTCGCTGGACTGAGCAGACGGGGTTCCTTCCGCTCGTTTTCGGCCAAGTGTCCGGCACAGATGCTTATTGTCTGACATCGGACGGAAACGCCGTCGCCGGCACAATTTCGGTTTCGACTTCGTTCATCTGGCAAGCTGGCATTGGAACTTTCGAATTACCATTGGTTCCGGGGACCACGAGCTTCCAAGCATTTGGAATCTCGGACAGCCGCGCGGTGGTAGGACGCGCGTTCGGCGGCAGCAGCTTCCTCGAGCAGGCCGCAATCTGGACGCCCGAGCATGGCTCCCGACTTCTTGAAACGGCGCTTGAAGAGGAACACGGGCTCATCCTTCCCGGCTGGCACCTCAGCCGCGCGACGGCAATCACGCCGGACGGTCTGACCATTGTCGGCAGCGGCATCAATCCAGCGGGCATCGAGGAGGCGTGGATCGTCCGAGTTCCGGAACCCAGCGGCCTCGTACCACTTCTTCTGATGGCGTTCCTGCTGCGCCGGGCGCGATGTCGGGCTGCGTTTGGAGCGATTACCTTCCTCGCCTTGATCCACCTTGGGGGGCTGGCGCATGCCCAATGTCCGCCGGCTCCGCAACCTTGCAATGAGTTGTGCTGTAATTGTGATCACAATGATGCATACCCACCGCATGATCCAGGGCCGCCGATTACCGGAGTTGCGGCAAAGCGGGTTATCAGCGGCTACCCGTGCCAGACAGATGAAACGCTCTGGCCGTACAGCGAACAGTGGTGCCCGACGGCCGTTGTTCCGGTGTGCGCCGGCTCCTGGATTCGCCTGGTAGGATACGGGCTGGATTGCGATTTGTTTGGTCCAGAGAATCAGGCGTGCCACGATTGCATTCGCTACGACTGGGCCTGGTCACCCGTCTTCGTCGAGAACAGTCCAGACTTCATGGACACAGAGCAGGCATTTGCGGGGCCCCTCTACCATGACTTCGAGGGCGCCTTCTCAGTACAACTTGTTGGCGCGACAAACGGACCAAACGGGTGCCTCAACTCCGATGCCAGCGAGACTTGGACCGGCGGCCCGATCGAGTATCGCTTTCATGTGAATGCGCCTCACCTCAGCCAGACTGCAACACGTTATGTCCCACTCAATGATGATTTTGATGAATCACCAGAGCCGCTGGCAGACCCAATCTGGATGGACTGGGAGAACCCAGGATTACTGCTTGGCGATGACGAACTCCGGTACCATACTTTGGGGACATCCCTGCCGTCCGTGACGGGATGGTGGCTCGCCGCGTCGGCAAACCAGATCCAAGTGTGGGGATATGATGGCACGTGGAAACGAATGACGCAGGATGCGGCTTATGCAACATCCAACATTGTAATCCTCGAGGGCGTGGAACGCTCAACGACGGTCGATGAATACGGCTCGCTGACGGTGCAATTCTTGCCGAATAGCGAGGGCATCAACGAGGATTGGCGAGACGACCCACCCAGCATTGGTTGTGGGTGTGTCATGAGCACAAACGAACCCAACAACCGCTTCTGGGTTCCATTCGTTGACCTTGATGTTCCCCCGGGCCTAGTCAACGGAGATCGGCGCGAGCTATCGGCGGGGTGGTTCATCCCGCTCAACAACGACGACGACAACGGAAACTGCAAAGAGGACTTGTCCGGTGACGACACGCCCTGCACGAGCGGATGCGCGAGTGAGGATGATCTGGTCCAGGGGGGACTGCTCCTTGCACTCCGTGCGGGTGAGGATCCTGAAGCCAGCCCGGCCTACAACCACGGCACTGTGGCGATGTCTCTTCCCAATCCTCCCGCGTTGCGATTGTGGGACAACCCGTCCCGCGCTGGAGCGCCCATCACTGACCTGACATGGTCGGACCTCGACGAGGCGTTGCCACCCGCGAGTTTCTACATCGAAGGCCTGAAGACGGGCACATGGAACATGAATGTTGAGTGGCAGGCTCCGCACTTTCTCGTCAAGGATCGCGTGAAAGTCACCGTATTCAAGGGCGACTTGCACATTGAAGGCATTCCTCCATGCCTGGAGAATAAGACGAGCTTCCCGAACGACTGCCCGATCGCATGTGTCGTCAGCGGTGAGCAGCGAGCCGTCGGCCTTGAGGTTCAGCCTGTGGACCTGCGGGCTGCCGTGAGGCTTTCATGGAGCCCACGCGTTACGATTCGGCTCGAGCCGGGGGGGCCGCCAATTCAAGAGCAGCAGCAAGAGTACGACTACCTGGGCCGGCGCGTCGAGAAGGCGGTGACGACGTTCAACGGCTCCACGTGGGCGTCGTCGCCCGTGACTTCGCGGGTGCGCTTCGTCTACGACGGCTGGCTGCTGCTCGCGGAGCTGGACGGCGCTGCCAATAACACCGTCATTCGCAAGTACACCTGGGGCCTCGACCTGGCCGGTCTGAGCGGCTCCCTCAACGACCGTGCCTCCGCCGGCGGCATCGGCGGTCTGCTGGCGATGGAGGATCTCAATCCCGCCACCACGCAGTCGGGCGCGTATGTCTATTCGTACGACGCCAACGGCAACGTGAGCGAGCTGCTCGACGCTGACACGGGCGCCGTCGCCGCCCACTATGAATACGACGCGTACGGCAACGCAACGACGCCGGCCGATCCGGCGGACGCCAACCCGTTCCGGTTCAGCACGAAGTACTTTGATCTTGACGCCGATGCCAACGCAGGACTTGGATATTGGGGTTATCGGTACTATTCGGCACGGTTGGGCCGGTGGCTTAGCCGCGACATGATCGGCGAACTGGGCGGTCTTCATCTTCTATCTTATTGCTCAAATCTGCCCATCGCCGCCGTCGACGCCATTGGCCTTGACGTTCGGTCACTAACAGCAGAGCAAAAAGCTGACCTGCCCGCAAATGCCGACATCCGTGATGTACCCGAGGCTCCCGGCGTCTGCCGCATCCACGTGTACACGCCGCACAATGACTATATCGGCAGCATAGATTTCGACTGCAGCGACAATCCGTGCAGCACGGTCGACCAGGATGCTTCAATCCAAGCCGCCATGTTGGCGGCAAAATCGTTGGCTGCCGGCGCCGACCTTGACCGCGTTCGAAGAGCACTTTTGACCGGTGCCGCGGGCGCGGAATTCGCGATCCGCCTTGCCAACTGGCCCCTGGACACGGCCGTTGATACGATCGACTTTATCAATGACCCACAACTGGGTACATTTCTTGCGGTCGTTGTACCGGGAGCTGTTGGCCGCGCGTCAGCGCTCGCTCGGTGCGCCGCGCGCAACGTCGCTAATCCATGTTGCGACGCGACTGGCCGCATTCTCAGAAAGCTAACTCAGCCCGAGCGAGACGTACTACGAACCGAAGGGCGAGCCATCTGGGAAGCACACGCAAAGATCAGAGCACAACAACAGGGATTAGAGGTGCATCACCGAATTCCACTCGAGTACGCTCATCTATTTCCCAGCGTCAATCCGAATCGCTTGACCAATCTGGTTGGAGTGCCGGCAGTGCCACACTCCGATATTACACAAGCGTGGCTTCGGTGGGGCCGCAATCTGGGACATGAGCCCACTAGCGTTGATGTCATGACGCAGGCGTGCAGAATCGACGAACAGTTCGGGGACGTGTTTAGAAGTGTTCCACCGTAG
- the hin_2 gene encoding DNA-invertase hin gives MSRHQTSAKKPAIAPATRCAIYTRKSSDEGLQQDFNSLDAQREAAEAYIASQKNEGWRCVPDRYDDGGFTGGNTDRPALQRLLADIEAGKVDTVVVYKIDRFSRSLADFMRMMTVFEQHGVTFVSVTQAFDTSSSMGRLTLNILLSFAQFEREIIGERIRDKIAASRQRGKWTGGTPVLGYDVDRANGGPKLVINPTEAARIRQIFEMYLELRALLPVVAELERRDWRNKAWTTRDGRQRGGLSFDKCRLHDVLTNVVYIGKVRHKDQIYAGEHEPIVPDDVFARVQRQLQQNGRRGNPELRNKHGSLLRGLLFCKACQRAMTHTFTSGENRRYRYYGCTNACKRGRDACPGRSLPAAEIERAVVDQIRGIAHDRTVLRDTLAETRAQADAALGRLADEKRTLRRGLDRLRADLLRAVTAEPRASGGADRIAELNDRVSTAERRLVEIEATVAELNAELVDEADVAAAFADFDGLWATLSPREQARVVYLLVRRVEFDAADGAIEVSFHAAGIKALASGNAGSAEEAA, from the coding sequence GTGAGCCGGCACCAAACCAGCGCGAAGAAACCCGCGATTGCGCCCGCGACGCGCTGCGCCATCTACACGCGCAAGAGCAGCGACGAGGGTCTCCAGCAGGATTTCAATTCGCTCGACGCGCAGCGCGAGGCGGCCGAGGCGTACATCGCCAGTCAGAAGAACGAAGGCTGGCGCTGCGTGCCCGATCGGTATGACGATGGCGGCTTCACCGGCGGGAACACGGATCGACCGGCGCTCCAGCGCCTTCTGGCCGACATCGAGGCCGGCAAAGTCGACACGGTGGTCGTCTACAAGATTGACCGATTCAGCCGGTCGCTCGCCGATTTCATGCGTATGATGACGGTCTTCGAGCAACACGGCGTCACCTTCGTCAGCGTTACTCAGGCGTTCGACACCAGCAGCTCTATGGGCCGGCTGACGCTCAACATCCTGCTGAGCTTCGCGCAGTTCGAACGCGAGATCATCGGCGAACGCATCCGCGACAAGATCGCCGCGTCGCGCCAGCGCGGCAAGTGGACCGGCGGGACGCCAGTGCTGGGCTACGACGTCGACCGGGCCAACGGTGGCCCGAAGCTCGTGATCAACCCCACCGAAGCCGCCCGCATCCGCCAGATCTTCGAAATGTACCTGGAACTCCGCGCGCTGCTGCCCGTGGTTGCGGAACTCGAGCGTCGAGACTGGCGGAACAAGGCTTGGACGACGCGTGACGGCCGCCAGCGCGGCGGGCTGTCGTTCGACAAGTGCCGCCTGCACGATGTCCTGACGAACGTCGTCTACATTGGAAAAGTCCGGCACAAGGACCAGATATACGCGGGCGAGCACGAGCCGATCGTCCCGGACGACGTCTTCGCGCGCGTCCAGCGGCAACTGCAGCAGAACGGCCGGCGCGGAAACCCCGAACTGCGGAACAAGCACGGCTCGCTGCTACGCGGCCTCTTGTTCTGCAAGGCGTGCCAGCGGGCGATGACGCACACATTCACGAGCGGCGAGAACCGCCGCTACCGATACTACGGTTGCACAAATGCGTGCAAGCGCGGGCGTGACGCGTGTCCCGGACGGTCGCTCCCGGCCGCCGAGATCGAACGGGCGGTCGTCGACCAGATTCGCGGCATTGCTCACGACCGCACGGTCCTGCGGGACACGTTGGCAGAGACGCGAGCACAAGCAGATGCAGCGCTCGGCCGCCTGGCCGACGAGAAACGGACACTGAGACGCGGACTTGACCGGCTACGGGCCGACTTGCTTCGCGCGGTTACGGCCGAGCCCCGTGCAAGTGGCGGCGCAGACAGGATTGCCGAGCTCAACGACCGGGTCAGCACCGCGGAGCGCCGTCTCGTGGAGATCGAGGCGACCGTGGCGGAGCTCAATGCTGAACTGGTGGACGAGGCCGACGTGGCGGCCGCCTTCGCGGACTTCGACGGGCTATGGGCAACACTCAGCCCGCGCGAGCAAGCGCGCGTTGTTTACCTCCTGGTACGTCGCGTTGAGTTCGACGCCGCCGACGGAGCGATCGAGGTTTCGTTCCACGCGGCGGGGATCAAGGCGCTCGCGAGCGGGAACGCCGGCAGCGCGGAGGAGGCGGCTTGA